ACCAGAGACCCTGTCACAGGTCTCCACTACCATGGCTGGGATGAGAGAAGAGAGCAAAGATGGGCAAACAAAATTACAGGCTGCTCGCCAAATTTCTGGGGAAGGGCAATGGGCTGGTTTGCAATGGCCGCAGTAGATGTCCTTGACTTTCTGCCGCAAGACCATCAGTCAAGAGAAACAATTTTGGCTATCTTCAAGCAGCTCGTTGACGCTGTTATCAAGTATCAAGACCCTGAGATAGGTGTTTGGTACCAAGTTGTTAACTTTATAGGCAGAAATGGAAATTATCCAGAAGCATCAGCTTCTTGCATGTTTGCATATGCACTTGCAAAGGGTATAGAAAAGGGGTATTTGGACTGCAGTTATGTAAAAGCACTTGAAAGAGCGTATGAAGGAATAATCTACAGGTTTGTTGAAGAGGATGAAGAGGGGCTTTTGAATCTCAATGGTGTTTGCATGGTAGCAGGCTTGGGTGGAAATCCGTATAGAGATGGTTCTTTTGAGTACTATATAAGCGAGCCAATAAAGACAAACGACCTCAAAGGTGTTGGGGCGTTTATAAAGGCAAGTGCATGGATTGAAAGACTATTCAAATAAGTTGTGGAACAGAAAATTTTTAAAAGGAGGACAACCCTGATGTTTTTAAATGTTCGTGATTTTGGAGCGGTGGGAAATGGACAGGTAAAAGATACAGAAGCATTCAAAAAGGCGATTGAAGCAAGTTGGGAACAAGGCGGTGGGACGGTTTATGTACCTG
This Caldicellulosiruptor changbaiensis DNA region includes the following protein-coding sequences:
- a CDS encoding glycoside hydrolase family 88/105 protein — encoded protein: MKKLKELVKKNYSVRMSDSVIKKFPNLTDKWQYDYGVVFKGMEYVYEMTKDEKYYEYIKRNIDFFVNEDGSIKKYSKEEYNIDHINNGKAILFLYRKTGEEKYKKAAQLLRDQLRTHPRTVEGGFWHKKIYPHQMWLDGIYMASPFYAEYATLIGQDEADEIFDDVAKQVILCAKHTRDPVTGLHYHGWDERREQRWANKITGCSPNFWGRAMGWFAMAAVDVLDFLPQDHQSRETILAIFKQLVDAVIKYQDPEIGVWYQVVNFIGRNGNYPEASASCMFAYALAKGIEKGYLDCSYVKALERAYEGIIYRFVEEDEEGLLNLNGVCMVAGLGGNPYRDGSFEYYISEPIKTNDLKGVGAFIKASAWIERLFK